From the Dehalococcoidales bacterium genome, one window contains:
- a CDS encoding AAA family ATPase gives IRPYTSIEFINVVEQVLIKHESLSVEDAHEIAIRIIGKTNSIRDAVRIARLSKNIGVKRAIELIVE, from the coding sequence ATAAGGCCATACACGTCAATAGAGTTCATTAATGTAGTCGAACAAGTTCTCATAAAACACGAATCTCTTTCTGTAGAGGATGCGCACGAGATTGCAATTCGTATCATAGGAAAGACGAACAGCATTCGTGACGCGGTGCGTATCGCAAGGTTGTCTAAGAACATTGGGGTTAAACGAGCTATAGAACTGATAGTTGAATAA